A single region of the Dehalococcoides mccartyi genome encodes:
- a CDS encoding potassium channel family protein → MYVVVIGGGRLGYYLLKALLNDGHEVLLIEKNSSLCDGINKEMGSVCLHGDGCETAVLTEAGTSRADLLIAVTGDDEDNLVACQVAKYKFNVPRTIARVRNPKNESVFKQLGVDSTVNSTNIILEHIEHEVPSHAMTHLLTLHGKDLEIIDIRIPENALTVGKQIHDLVLPPQTIISLIVRKDSKPILPRPETTIQAGDQFMIVTSAVNEAEIRDILTSTA, encoded by the coding sequence ATGTATGTTGTAGTAATTGGCGGCGGACGTTTGGGTTATTACCTTTTAAAAGCCCTCCTTAATGACGGGCACGAGGTGCTTCTTATCGAAAAAAACTCCTCCCTGTGTGACGGTATCAACAAAGAAATGGGCAGTGTCTGCCTGCACGGTGACGGCTGCGAAACCGCTGTTCTGACCGAGGCCGGTACTTCCAGAGCTGATTTGCTTATTGCCGTAACCGGAGATGACGAAGACAATCTGGTAGCCTGTCAGGTTGCCAAATACAAGTTTAATGTGCCCCGCACTATTGCTAGGGTCAGAAACCCCAAGAACGAGTCTGTTTTCAAACAGTTGGGAGTAGACTCCACTGTAAATTCCACCAATATTATCCTGGAGCATATTGAACATGAAGTTCCCAGCCATGCCATGACCCACCTCTTAACCTTACACGGCAAAGACCTTGAAATTATAGATATACGCATACCTGAAAATGCCTTAACGGTAGGCAAGCAGATACACGATCTGGTACTGCCACCCCAAACCATTATCTCTCTGATAGTCCGCAAGGACAGCAAGCCGATACTGCCCCGTCCCGAAACCACTATTCAGGCAGGTGACCAGTTTATGATAGTCACTTCGGCTGTTAACGAAGCTGAGATACGTGATATCCTGACCTCCACCGCCTAA